A stretch of Alkalicella caledoniensis DNA encodes these proteins:
- a CDS encoding UxaA family hydrolase → MNFLGYKRPDGKVGVRNHVLILPTCACSSETCRMVAAQVQGATSIVNQNGCAQVKGDLELTKQVLAGIAANPNVYGTVLIGLGCENAQPNDMEELIKSKTNKPLKKLVIQEEGGTNNTIKRAKELANIMVQEAAKVRKEEFHVSELIVGTECGGSDPTSGIASNPVVGNLSDRLVDLGGSSILSETTEFVGAEHILAQRGATPEIKEQILHIVKRYEDHIKAVGESLREGNPAPGNKAGGITTLEEKSLGCIHKGGHRPIVKVVEYAEHPKKKGLVVMDTPGYDIASVTGMAAGGCQVIVFTTGRGTPTGNAIVPVIKITGNKMTFENMKDNMDFDVSPVIQGEKTIEEMGEELLAEVVEVASGKVTKAETLGFNDTAISRLCNYV, encoded by the coding sequence ATGAACTTTTTGGGGTACAAAAGACCCGATGGAAAAGTGGGAGTAAGAAATCATGTGTTGATTTTGCCTACCTGTGCATGCTCTAGTGAAACATGTAGAATGGTTGCAGCCCAGGTTCAAGGAGCTACCAGCATAGTTAACCAAAATGGTTGTGCTCAGGTAAAGGGAGATTTAGAGCTTACAAAGCAAGTATTGGCGGGCATTGCTGCAAACCCAAATGTCTATGGGACTGTCCTTATAGGCTTAGGATGTGAAAATGCACAACCCAATGATATGGAGGAACTTATAAAGTCAAAGACTAATAAACCCCTTAAGAAACTTGTCATTCAAGAAGAAGGTGGTACAAATAACACAATTAAGAGGGCTAAAGAATTAGCTAATATAATGGTACAAGAAGCAGCTAAAGTCAGAAAAGAAGAATTCCATGTTTCGGAGCTTATTGTAGGAACAGAATGTGGCGGATCTGATCCAACCTCAGGAATCGCTTCTAATCCTGTTGTTGGGAACTTAAGTGACAGGCTTGTTGATTTAGGTGGATCATCCATTTTAAGTGAAACAACAGAATTTGTTGGTGCAGAACATATCTTAGCCCAAAGGGGAGCAACTCCCGAAATTAAGGAGCAAATCCTTCACATAGTAAAAAGATATGAAGACCATATCAAAGCTGTAGGAGAAAGTTTGAGGGAAGGTAACCCAGCTCCAGGAAACAAAGCTGGTGGTATAACAACCCTTGAAGAAAAATCCTTGGGTTGTATTCATAAAGGTGGGCATAGACCCATTGTAAAAGTAGTGGAATATGCAGAACACCCAAAGAAAAAAGGCCTAGTGGTTATGGATACACCAGGATATGATATCGCGTCAGTTACAGGAATGGCTGCAGGTGGATGTCAGGTGATAGTATTTACTACTGGAAGGGGAACACCTACAGGAAATGCCATCGTGCCAGTAATTAAGATTACTGGGAATAAAATGACCTTTGAAAACATGAAAGACAACATGGATTTTGATGTAAGTCCAGTTATCCAGGGGGAAAAAACCATAGAAGAAATGGGTGAAGAGTTATTGGCTGAAGTAGTAGAAGTAGCCAGTGGTAAAGTTACAAAGGCAGAAACCTTGGGTTTTAACGATACTGCAATAAGCAGACTTTGTAACTATGTATAA
- a CDS encoding TRAP transporter large permease encodes MVLLLMSILVIFMLLSFPLKVSLLLSPLAVVLVFMPEIDPVFLVQQMVSGVEVFVLLAVPMFIFAADIMCTGQTADRLLDFVERFIGHVRGGLGITTAAACTFFGAISGSTQATVVAIGKPMQKRLIKAGYAEKDIYSLIISSANIALLIPPSVVMIMYAVMTGVSVSDLFIAGIGPGLLILVFFAVYNFFAAKKNNIPVAPKATWAERLHAFKRAILPMGFPAIIIGGIYTGLFSPTEAAAASVLYAFILEVLIFKSVKIKDIPSIALSSGMVTSVVFVLVAAGMGFSWVISLARIPQMISASILGTDPSALWILFVVTIFYFIGCMFVDQLVVIIILAPIFIGPAIAAGIDPLHLGIIVTLQSAIGAVTPPFGCNIFTACAVFDKSYSQVVKGLAPYMIMFVIVSILMIFFPEIALFTTRFL; translated from the coding sequence ATGGTCTTATTGTTAATGTCAATACTAGTTATCTTTATGTTGCTTAGTTTTCCATTAAAAGTATCCTTGCTTTTAAGTCCACTGGCAGTAGTTTTAGTATTTATGCCTGAGATCGATCCCGTATTCTTAGTACAACAGATGGTATCAGGGGTTGAAGTATTTGTTCTGTTAGCTGTTCCGATGTTTATATTTGCTGCTGATATTATGTGTACAGGACAAACAGCAGACAGGCTACTAGACTTTGTTGAAAGATTTATCGGTCATGTTAGAGGTGGTTTGGGTATAACCACGGCAGCAGCTTGTACATTCTTTGGTGCTATATCTGGCTCGACGCAAGCGACAGTTGTTGCAATCGGTAAACCTATGCAAAAAAGATTGATAAAAGCAGGTTATGCAGAAAAAGATATTTACTCACTGATTATTTCGTCAGCTAATATAGCACTGCTTATTCCACCAAGTGTTGTTATGATTATGTATGCAGTTATGACAGGTGTTTCCGTATCAGATCTATTTATAGCAGGTATCGGACCTGGGCTTTTAATACTTGTTTTCTTCGCAGTGTATAACTTCTTTGCTGCTAAAAAGAACAATATTCCTGTTGCACCTAAAGCAACTTGGGCAGAGCGCTTACATGCATTTAAAAGAGCAATTCTTCCTATGGGTTTTCCAGCAATCATTATCGGTGGTATTTACACAGGTCTATTTAGTCCTACAGAAGCAGCTGCAGCCTCGGTATTATATGCATTTATCCTTGAAGTATTGATTTTCAAATCAGTAAAGATAAAAGATATTCCAAGTATAGCATTATCATCTGGTATGGTTACATCAGTTGTATTCGTACTAGTTGCCGCAGGTATGGGTTTCTCATGGGTAATATCCCTAGCTAGAATACCTCAAATGATAAGTGCATCAATCTTAGGTACTGACCCTTCAGCATTATGGATACTATTTGTAGTAACAATTTTCTACTTCATTGGATGTATGTTTGTTGATCAACTTGTTGTTATTATCATATTGGCTCCAATATTTATTGGACCTGCCATAGCAGCTGGAATTGATCCATTACACCTTGGTATTATCGTAACTTTACAATCTGCAATTGGTGCAGTTACACCACCTTTTGGTTGTAACATCTTTACAGCATGTGCAGTGTTTGACAAATCTTACTCACAAGTTGTTAAAGGTTTAGCGCCATATATGATAATGTTTGTTATCGTATCAATACTAATGATCTTTTTCCCAGAAATTGCTTTATTTACTACAAGGTTTTTATAA
- a CDS encoding M24 family metallopeptidase, whose amino-acid sequence MLAFSREEFQNRVKNVKAKMEERGIEVLLVTDPANMCYISGYNAWSFYVHQMLVVMLDEEEPIWIGRGIDQLGAQKTTWLKRENIIQYGDDYVQNEIKHPMNFIANELIKRGQGNKTVAVEMDNYYFTAKCYMELNKSLPNASFVDAKELVNWVRIVKSENEITLMQRAAKISEIGMADAIAKAEVGIRECDLAAEIYRSYLTGTEEFGGDYAAIVPLMPSGENTGACHLTWTDRKYKEGDAIILELAGCHQRYHSPMARTIFLGKPTDQMQRTADIVAEGINKTLDFIKPGVTCEEIEATWASVLRKYGLEKESRIGYSTGLNFPPDWGEHTISLRPGDKTVVKENMTFHVIPGMWFDDFGFEISETIRVTKNGCEALANFERKLFVK is encoded by the coding sequence ATGCTGGCGTTTAGTCGTGAAGAGTTTCAAAATCGCGTAAAAAATGTTAAGGCTAAGATGGAAGAAAGAGGTATTGAAGTATTACTAGTAACTGACCCTGCTAATATGTGCTATATCTCTGGCTACAATGCATGGTCATTCTATGTACACCAAATGCTAGTTGTTATGCTAGATGAAGAAGAACCTATCTGGATTGGCCGTGGTATTGACCAACTAGGTGCTCAAAAAACAACATGGTTAAAAAGAGAAAATATCATCCAATACGGTGATGACTATGTTCAAAACGAAATAAAACATCCAATGAACTTTATCGCTAATGAGCTTATAAAAAGAGGCCAAGGCAACAAAACTGTAGCTGTTGAAATGGATAACTACTACTTCACAGCAAAATGCTACATGGAGTTAAATAAAAGTTTACCAAATGCAAGTTTTGTAGACGCAAAAGAGCTTGTAAACTGGGTGAGAATTGTAAAGTCTGAAAATGAAATCACTCTTATGCAGCGTGCGGCTAAAATCAGTGAAATCGGCATGGCAGATGCAATAGCTAAAGCTGAAGTAGGTATAAGAGAATGTGACCTAGCTGCTGAGATCTATCGTTCTTACCTAACTGGTACAGAAGAATTCGGTGGTGACTATGCTGCAATCGTTCCTCTAATGCCTTCTGGAGAAAACACAGGTGCCTGTCACTTAACTTGGACTGATAGAAAGTATAAAGAAGGGGATGCAATTATCCTTGAATTAGCTGGATGTCACCAAAGATATCACTCTCCTATGGCTAGGACTATATTCCTAGGAAAACCAACTGACCAAATGCAAAGAACTGCTGATATCGTAGCTGAAGGTATCAACAAAACTTTAGACTTCATTAAACCAGGTGTAACATGTGAAGAAATAGAAGCAACTTGGGCAAGTGTTCTAAGGAAGTATGGTTTAGAAAAAGAGTCCCGTATAGGTTACTCTACAGGACTTAACTTCCCACCAGACTGGGGCGAGCACACAATAAGCTTAAGACCTGGCGACAAAACTGTTGTTAAAGAAAACATGACATTCCACGTGATACCTGGTATGTGGTTCGACGATTTCGGTTTCGAAATCAGTGAAACAATCAGAGTTACAAAAAATGGCTGTGAAGCTTTAGCTAACTTCGAAAGAAAACTATTCGTTAAATAA
- a CDS encoding aminotransferase, translated as MKIKDFGIEIWMNAREGDCIYNLAQTCVEPFNVEELLSLSGEKEEIINDILKMKLNYGEIDGSIRLRSAIAKLYKEVDFENVMITHGAIGANSLVFQTLLEPGDTVVTVIPTYQQHYSLPEALGAQVKTVNLTAENKYLPNIEELTAQMNDRTKLICISNPNNPTGSLMDKEFLLKIVEIAKEYDAYILCDEVYRGLTHEGESFTESIVDLYEKGISTGSMSKTFSLAGLRIGWATGPADLIKSLSKRRDYNTISCSMVDDRLAAVALENLDKIIHRNLTLVKENIEILDKWINSEPRLSYVRPKAGTTAFVKFDLGMTSEEFCGRLLEEKGVLLVPGKALDMEGYVRIGYADSPEKIKAGLEKISEFISGL; from the coding sequence ATGAAAATCAAGGATTTTGGCATTGAAATATGGATGAATGCCCGTGAAGGTGATTGTATTTATAATCTTGCACAAACGTGTGTTGAACCATTTAATGTTGAAGAACTTTTAAGTCTATCTGGTGAAAAAGAAGAAATTATTAATGACATATTAAAAATGAAACTTAACTACGGTGAAATCGATGGCTCAATCAGGCTAAGAAGTGCCATAGCAAAATTATATAAAGAAGTAGACTTTGAAAATGTTATGATAACCCATGGTGCAATTGGGGCAAATTCCCTTGTGTTTCAGACATTACTAGAACCAGGGGACACAGTCGTAACTGTTATTCCTACATATCAACAACACTACTCCCTACCAGAAGCCCTAGGTGCCCAAGTTAAGACGGTAAATCTAACGGCAGAAAACAAATACCTTCCTAATATAGAAGAGCTTACGGCACAGATGAATGATAGAACAAAGTTGATTTGCATAAGTAATCCCAACAATCCCACTGGATCTTTAATGGATAAAGAGTTCTTGCTAAAAATAGTGGAAATCGCTAAAGAGTATGATGCATATATATTGTGTGATGAAGTATACCGAGGACTAACCCATGAGGGTGAAAGCTTTACAGAATCTATTGTTGACCTATATGAGAAAGGTATCAGCACAGGAAGTATGTCTAAAACATTTTCCCTAGCAGGGCTTAGAATTGGTTGGGCTACAGGACCAGCTGACCTCATTAAGAGTTTAAGTAAACGCAGAGATTACAACACCATTAGCTGTAGTATGGTTGATGACCGTTTAGCAGCTGTTGCTCTAGAGAATCTAGATAAAATTATCCATAGAAATCTAACCTTAGTAAAAGAAAACATAGAAATACTTGATAAATGGATTAACAGTGAACCTAGACTATCCTACGTAAGACCTAAGGCAGGAACCACTGCTTTTGTGAAGTTTGATCTTGGGATGACATCAGAAGAATTCTGTGGCAGACTGCTAGAAGAAAAAGGAGTGCTACTTGTTCCAGGAAAGGCACTAGACATGGAAGGATACGTGCGCATTGGCTATGCAGACAGCCCAGAAAAGATAAAAGCAGGATTAGAGAAAATTTCAGAGTTTATAAGTGGATTATAA
- a CDS encoding trans-sulfuration enzyme family protein yields MKMDRKNLSFNTRAIHAGSEHCPTTGAHVAPVYRTSTFVIENVERAIRIGYGEEKGYAYGRFGNPTVDALQEKVAALEGAEAALAAASGMAAITTALMANLKAGDHLVVGDIIYGCTYGFVRDLLPTYGVEVTMVNTTEPEAIKAAMKPNTKVVYIETPCNPVLRITDIQAVADIAHEGGALLFVDSTYATPYLQRPLELGADIVLHSATKYLNGHGDVVGGMIVGSQELMDKIRQPYLEWFGGIISPMDASEISKGIKTLGPRMEIHCANARKIAEFLDAHDMVDEVLYPGLKSHAQHELAKRQMKDFGGMMSFNVRGGFEAGKLLMNSVKLISLATSLGCVDSLIQHSPSMSHAALSQEEREAVGIAEGQVRISVGIENVDELIADLDQALNHVKKELNL; encoded by the coding sequence ATGAAAATGGACAGAAAAAATCTTTCATTTAATACAAGAGCAATTCATGCTGGTAGTGAACACTGCCCAACAACAGGAGCACACGTTGCACCAGTATACCGTACTTCCACTTTCGTAATCGAAAACGTAGAAAGAGCAATCAGAATTGGATATGGTGAAGAAAAAGGCTACGCTTACGGTAGATTTGGCAACCCAACTGTAGACGCACTTCAAGAGAAAGTAGCTGCTCTAGAAGGAGCAGAAGCTGCTTTAGCTGCTGCATCTGGTATGGCTGCTATCACAACTGCTCTTATGGCTAACCTTAAGGCAGGAGATCACTTAGTAGTAGGAGATATCATCTACGGGTGTACTTACGGATTCGTAAGAGACTTACTACCAACTTACGGTGTTGAAGTAACAATGGTAAACACCACTGAACCAGAAGCTATTAAAGCTGCTATGAAACCAAACACAAAAGTTGTATATATCGAGACTCCATGTAACCCAGTTCTAAGAATTACTGACATTCAAGCAGTTGCAGACATTGCTCACGAAGGTGGCGCTCTACTATTTGTAGATAGCACTTATGCAACTCCATACCTTCAAAGACCACTGGAGCTAGGTGCAGACATCGTTTTACACTCTGCTACTAAATACCTAAACGGTCATGGTGATGTTGTTGGCGGTATGATCGTAGGTTCTCAAGAGCTTATGGATAAAATCAGACAACCATACCTTGAGTGGTTTGGTGGAATCATCTCTCCAATGGATGCATCTGAAATCTCTAAAGGTATCAAAACCCTTGGACCAAGAATGGAAATTCACTGTGCAAACGCTCGTAAAATCGCTGAGTTCTTAGACGCTCACGACATGGTAGACGAAGTTCTTTATCCAGGACTTAAATCTCATGCACAACATGAGCTTGCTAAAAGGCAAATGAAAGATTTCGGTGGTATGATGAGTTTCAATGTTAGAGGTGGATTTGAAGCTGGTAAATTACTAATGAACAGCGTTAAACTAATCAGCCTTGCAACTTCTCTAGGTTGTGTTGACTCTCTAATCCAACATTCTCCATCTATGAGCCATGCCGCACTTTCTCAAGAAGAAAGAGAAGCAGTAGGTATCGCAGAAGGTCAAGTAAGAATTTCTGTTGGTATTGAAAACGTTGATGAGTTAATTGCAGATCTTGATCAAGCACTTAACCATGTTAAAAAAGAGCTAAACCTGTAA
- a CDS encoding cyclase family protein: protein MNIVDLSQTIRNNMPVHPYDGPVQVIQDKELARDKYNNTRIEAGMHAGTHVDAPRHFLDNPKYICDYNLESFIGNGCLLDVRGEEIITLKDEYSGKVQTGDIVLLYTGQGPYFGKKGYYDGFENQPTMDLKLANFFIDKKIKLLGVDMASPDNMPFKIHKALLDQDIFIMENLTNLDMLLAVPKFEVIALPLKIEAEASIVRAIARY from the coding sequence ATGAATATAGTAGACTTATCACAAACCATTCGAAATAATATGCCTGTGCACCCCTATGACGGGCCTGTTCAAGTAATTCAGGATAAAGAACTAGCAAGGGATAAATACAACAATACACGTATAGAAGCTGGTATGCATGCAGGAACCCATGTGGATGCACCAAGGCATTTCCTCGACAACCCTAAGTATATATGTGACTATAACCTAGAGAGCTTTATTGGCAATGGATGCTTGTTGGATGTTAGGGGGGAGGAAATAATAACACTGAAAGATGAATATAGTGGCAAAGTTCAAACAGGTGATATAGTATTACTTTATACAGGTCAAGGGCCATACTTTGGTAAAAAGGGTTATTACGACGGCTTTGAAAATCAACCAACCATGGACCTAAAGCTTGCCAACTTCTTCATAGATAAGAAGATAAAACTTTTAGGGGTGGATATGGCATCACCTGACAATATGCCCTTTAAAATTCACAAAGCATTGCTAGATCAAGATATATTTATCATGGAGAATCTAACAAATCTTGATATGCTACTAGCTGTACCTAAATTTGAAGTTATAGCTCTTCCCCTAAAAATCGAAGCAGAAGCATCAATAGTGAGAGCTATTGCTAGATATTGA
- a CDS encoding ABC transporter ATP-binding protein codes for MIELQNLTKSYSGVEKAVDTLNLTIPDGEIFGFLGPNGAGKTTTIKMITGILKPDEGNIKINGLDILSESLRAKKEFGFVPDSPNMFLRLKGIEYLNFMADVYDVPGDLRLERINLMAKRFEMTKALGDKIQSYSHGMRQKIIVMGALIHEPPVWILDEPMTGLDPRSSFVLKEMMKEHTQAGKTVFFSTHVLDVAEKICDRVAIINKGKILFCGKLDEMKDHFKSNESLEKIFLEMTQSE; via the coding sequence ATGATAGAGTTACAAAACTTAACTAAAAGCTATAGTGGCGTAGAAAAAGCAGTTGACACCCTTAACTTAACCATTCCAGATGGAGAAATATTTGGTTTTTTAGGTCCAAACGGTGCAGGTAAAACAACAACAATAAAAATGATAACAGGGATATTAAAACCTGATGAAGGAAATATCAAAATAAATGGTTTAGATATTTTGTCAGAATCATTAAGGGCTAAGAAAGAATTTGGATTTGTACCTGACAGTCCTAATATGTTTCTGAGGCTAAAAGGTATTGAGTACTTAAACTTCATGGCTGACGTATACGATGTTCCTGGAGATTTAAGGTTAGAGAGGATTAATTTGATGGCTAAGAGGTTTGAGATGACTAAGGCCCTCGGAGACAAGATTCAAAGTTACTCCCATGGTATGAGACAAAAGATAATAGTTATGGGGGCATTGATTCATGAACCCCCAGTCTGGATTTTAGATGAACCTATGACAGGTTTAGATCCCAGGTCTTCCTTTGTACTAAAGGAAATGATGAAAGAACATACTCAAGCTGGTAAAACAGTGTTCTTTTCAACACATGTATTAGATGTGGCTGAGAAAATATGTGACAGGGTAGCCATAATAAACAAAGGCAAGATTTTATTTTGTGGCAAACTAGATGAGATGAAGGACCATTTTAAAAGCAATGAGTCCTTAGAAAAAATATTTTTGGAGATGACACAAAGTGAATAA
- the dctP gene encoding TRAP transporter substrate-binding protein DctP, with translation MRAFKLISICLVLLTLTFTAGCAEIVDDGVTTWRIGHEEVVGGVMDEFALEFKRLIEERSNGSIEVEVYRTGEIGNHVDHVEFIQEGLLNFAIVNPGSSSTTVPENNIFYNHFLLPSDEEDIKTMLDESQAIKRLNEINREHDMNVHSWFVEGFNVWTTNKEIRTPKDFSGVKIRTMQSPLIIASYRAYGANPTPMPYMEVYSGLQLGQIDAQVNPVFAIEEMSFYEVQRYIILSNQDAFVAAMVSNVDFIDSLDATTRQMVEEVIAEVTDHIFEFQRNLNKTRLDKIREVSDIKIIELTDEERELFRDASVSARQVFRNSVGTRGNEILDLFEAEIQELLDSK, from the coding sequence ATGCGAGCCTTTAAACTTATATCTATATGTTTAGTATTATTAACTTTAACCTTTACTGCAGGTTGTGCAGAAATCGTAGATGATGGTGTAACAACATGGAGAATTGGCCATGAAGAAGTTGTTGGCGGTGTTATGGATGAATTTGCTTTAGAATTCAAAAGACTTATTGAGGAAAGAAGTAACGGGTCTATAGAAGTGGAAGTATACAGAACTGGTGAAATTGGAAACCACGTAGACCACGTAGAATTTATTCAAGAAGGGCTATTAAACTTTGCCATAGTAAACCCAGGTAGTAGTTCAACAACTGTACCTGAAAACAATATTTTTTACAACCATTTCTTACTGCCTTCCGATGAAGAGGACATTAAGACAATGCTAGATGAATCTCAAGCTATTAAGCGTTTAAACGAAATAAACAGAGAACATGACATGAATGTACACAGCTGGTTTGTGGAAGGTTTTAATGTTTGGACAACAAACAAAGAGATTAGAACACCAAAGGACTTTTCAGGTGTTAAAATTAGGACCATGCAATCTCCATTAATTATTGCCAGTTATAGAGCATATGGTGCAAACCCAACTCCAATGCCTTACATGGAAGTTTACAGTGGATTACAGCTAGGTCAAATTGATGCGCAGGTAAATCCAGTGTTTGCAATTGAAGAAATGAGTTTCTATGAGGTTCAAAGATATATTATTTTATCTAACCAAGATGCTTTCGTTGCAGCAATGGTTTCTAACGTTGATTTCATTGATAGTTTAGATGCTACAACAAGACAAATGGTAGAAGAGGTAATTGCAGAAGTAACAGACCATATCTTCGAATTCCAACGTAACTTAAATAAAACTAGACTTGATAAAATAAGGGAAGTTAGTGATATTAAAATAATAGAGCTAACAGACGAAGAAAGAGAATTATTTAGAGATGCAAGTGTATCAGCAAGGCAAGTATTTAGAAATTCAGTTGGGACAAGAGGTAATGAAATCTTAGATCTTTTTGAAGCTGAGATCCAAGAGCTTTTAGACAGTAAATAA
- a CDS encoding putative ABC transporter permease subunit has product MNKTILLTKVLLKTSLSSITGTGKKKDRTNMWMLGIVAVSLLPVLIGLITFISKGYDLLNPLQQTGIILSLGIVASGFVIFFFGIFYVISTFYFSLDIENLIPLPFKPSQIIAAKFIVVVVYEYIVELLFLGPILVVYGIKSSAGLVYYIYALLTFLALPVIPLAFASIIVMILMRFVNIGKKKDLFKLLGSFLAIGIAVGVNIAIQKFANNALDEEFILNALIEGNNSFVRIISNLFPGLSYAATGLSQSNTMSGLYDILIFLAMTFGLFALFIVLGERLYFKGVLGISESDSRKKELTNAEMAKSSAKNSALRTYVAKELRVLFRTPAFLLNCVITNFLWPVFLLIPLLSGSSDLGALPNLGDLIAKNNAEPLVIAIGFAAIIFASSSNGITATAISREGDNFFTNKYIPLSYTKQITGKIIPGIILSTVASLLLLIVTVFLLSIPLYLAMIIFVLGILGTLMSSMLGIVIDIFNPKLVWDNEQKAVKQNLNVLFHLLSGVIIAGLTILLVVLRSLSFATTTALIIGFTGGISILLYKFLTTKGVQVYGEIVD; this is encoded by the coding sequence GTGAATAAAACTATATTATTAACCAAAGTGCTCCTCAAAACTAGTTTAAGTTCTATAACAGGAACCGGAAAAAAGAAAGATCGTACAAACATGTGGATGCTAGGGATTGTTGCTGTAAGTTTACTACCAGTGCTTATAGGGTTGATCACCTTTATATCAAAGGGTTATGATCTTTTAAATCCATTGCAGCAAACGGGTATTATATTGAGTCTAGGTATAGTGGCAAGTGGGTTTGTTATATTTTTCTTTGGTATTTTCTACGTAATCTCAACATTTTACTTTTCCTTAGACATAGAAAACCTTATCCCACTACCCTTTAAACCGTCGCAAATTATAGCTGCAAAGTTTATTGTAGTAGTGGTATATGAGTATATTGTAGAGTTATTGTTTTTAGGGCCAATTCTTGTGGTCTATGGAATAAAAAGTTCAGCAGGACTTGTTTACTATATATATGCACTATTGACATTTTTGGCACTTCCAGTTATACCTCTGGCCTTTGCTTCAATAATAGTTATGATCTTAATGCGATTTGTTAATATTGGAAAGAAAAAAGACTTGTTCAAATTACTTGGAAGTTTCCTAGCTATAGGTATTGCAGTGGGTGTAAATATAGCTATCCAAAAATTTGCCAATAATGCACTAGATGAAGAGTTTATATTAAATGCCCTTATAGAGGGTAATAACTCCTTTGTTCGCATCATTAGCAATCTATTTCCAGGGCTCAGCTATGCTGCAACTGGTCTTAGCCAAAGCAATACTATGTCTGGGTTGTATGATATACTGATATTTCTTGCCATGACTTTCGGGTTATTTGCACTATTTATAGTCCTCGGGGAAAGATTATACTTTAAAGGGGTTCTAGGAATTTCTGAGTCCGACTCTAGGAAGAAGGAACTTACAAACGCTGAAATGGCTAAAAGTTCTGCTAAAAATTCAGCTTTAAGAACCTATGTAGCTAAAGAGTTGCGTGTGTTATTTAGAACACCAGCTTTTCTACTAAACTGTGTAATTACAAACTTCCTATGGCCTGTTTTTCTTCTGATACCATTGTTAAGTGGCTCTAGTGATTTAGGAGCTCTACCAAACTTAGGCGATTTAATTGCTAAAAACAATGCTGAACCCTTGGTTATAGCCATAGGCTTTGCAGCTATAATATTTGCTTCATCATCTAACGGAATAACTGCCACAGCCATCTCAAGAGAAGGGGATAATTTTTTTACCAATAAATATATACCCCTAAGCTATACTAAGCAAATAACAGGTAAGATAATACCTGGTATAATACTGTCCACAGTTGCTAGCTTACTATTACTCATAGTTACAGTGTTCTTACTCAGTATTCCACTGTATCTAGCTATGATTATATTTGTTTTGGGTATTTTGGGTACACTTATGAGTTCAATGCTTGGGATTGTTATAGATATATTTAACCCAAAATTGGTATGGGATAATGAGCAAAAGGCAGTTAAGCAAAATCTCAATGTTTTGTTTCACTTGCTATCTGGAGTAATAATTGCAGGACTTACTATTTTGCTAGTTGTGTTACGCTCTCTGAGTTTTGCTACAACAACTGCATTAATAATAGGATTTACTGGAGGAATAAGTATTTTACTATATAAATTTCTCACCACAAAAGGGGTGCAGGTTTACGGAGAAATCGTAGACTAA
- a CDS encoding UxaA family hydrolase, whose amino-acid sequence MKEKVNALIISKEDSVAVAITELKSGDTATFVVDEKIIEVNIIQDIPIYHKFSVLELYKDDLVYKYGQVIGRTTELIMKGQHVHTHNIVSANEVTDHI is encoded by the coding sequence ATGAAAGAAAAAGTAAATGCTTTGATAATTAGTAAAGAAGATAGTGTTGCAGTGGCTATTACCGAGCTTAAGTCAGGAGATACTGCAACATTTGTAGTAGACGAAAAAATAATAGAAGTTAACATAATTCAAGATATTCCTATCTATCATAAATTTTCGGTCCTTGAATTATACAAGGATGATCTTGTATACAAATATGGACAAGTTATCGGTAGAACAACGGAGCTAATTATGAAGGGCCAGCATGTCCATACACACAATATTGTAAGCGCTAATGAAGTAACAGATCACATCTAG